One genomic window of Chloroflexota bacterium includes the following:
- a CDS encoding DUF4115 domain-containing protein: MNELGSWLRETREAQNFSLAEVEDRTRIRQKFLAAMEAEEWSLLPGDVTTRGFLRKYAAFLGMDPDEVIELYQQRGLPPDEVAVLSEPLEERPLDYRPIEMELAEQDREPLPWRWIGLAALAALMAIGALYVLTFQRNWIPNVAATLPDGSSGTGIVITEEETAEATATRIVLRVTATPTDTPTDAPKTTPTDVPKATPAPETGNAVTTGNNPTAEPEETVAGETPTPPGEAIELSGDGLTLAVEATQRSWIRVITDGTIRYEGILEKGDQNSWQGQETIVLRTGNAAGLMATLNERLLDRLGGRGEVVQMQWSIDGKQIAETTPTPTATQPAETG; the protein is encoded by the coding sequence ATGAACGAGCTCGGTTCATGGCTTCGCGAGACCCGTGAAGCTCAGAATTTCTCTCTCGCCGAGGTAGAGGATCGCACTCGTATCCGGCAAAAGTTCCTGGCGGCCATGGAAGCCGAGGAGTGGAGTCTGCTCCCTGGCGACGTCACGACCCGGGGGTTTTTGCGAAAATATGCCGCATTCCTGGGCATGGATCCCGACGAGGTTATCGAGCTTTACCAGCAACGAGGGTTGCCGCCTGACGAGGTTGCAGTCCTCTCCGAGCCCCTCGAGGAACGTCCATTAGACTATCGCCCCATCGAGATGGAACTGGCCGAACAGGACAGAGAACCTCTGCCGTGGCGCTGGATCGGATTGGCAGCCCTGGCAGCACTCATGGCAATCGGGGCCCTCTACGTTCTGACCTTCCAGCGGAACTGGATACCAAACGTAGCTGCCACGTTGCCCGATGGTTCCTCTGGTACCGGGATTGTGATCACGGAGGAAGAGACAGCCGAAGCTACGGCGACGCGTATCGTACTCCGGGTTACGGCGACGCCTACCGACACACCGACTGACGCACCCAAGACAACGCCAACGGACGTACCCAAGGCGACGCCGGCGCCGGAGACAGGCAACGCAGTCACCACGGGCAACAATCCGACGGCAGAGCCTGAAGAAACCGTTGCCGGGGAAACACCGACGCCCCCTGGTGAGGCGATCGAATTGTCTGGAGATGGCCTGACCCTGGCGGTTGAGGCAACGCAGCGCTCCTGGATACGGGTAATTACAGACGGCACGATTCGCTATGAAGGCATCCTGGAAAAGGGTGACCAGAACTCGTGGCAAGGACAGGAGACTATTGTCCTGCGGACCGGAAACGCTGCAGGCTTAATGGCGACCCTGAATGAACGACTATTGGACCGGTTGGGCGGTCGCGGCGAAGTTGTACAGATGCAATGGAGTATCGACGGCAAACAAATCGCCGAAACAACGCCGACTCCGACCGCCACGCAGCCTGCTGAGACAGGTTAG
- a CDS encoding ArsA family ATPase, whose product MRVLMFTGKGGVGKTSVSAATALRAADMGYRTVVLSTDIAHSLADSFDMRIGNEPTQLAPKLWGQEIDLLHQMEKHWGQVQEYLSALFMWRGMDDLIAEETSVLPGMEELASLMQINNLAQEGRYDLIVVDCAPTGATLQLLAFPDMARWYLDKILPFERAVMKVAGPMLKHMADFPLPEEQLFDSVEELIRQLGGMSELLSDPDVASMRLVLNPEKMVVKEAQRALTYLSLYGYPTDMVVCNRMIPDTVSNGYFSRWKEIQAKYHQYVEEAFTPLPIFDVPWFDEEVVGVDMLRYMGAALYNNVDPTEVFFSGVSQEVRKVDGIYELQLSLPFVEKSDIKLTRSMHDELIVHIANWKRNIALPRVLAGLPVKGARYEGKSLVVFFGDSDGVADV is encoded by the coding sequence ATGCGCGTATTGATGTTTACCGGCAAGGGAGGCGTTGGCAAGACCAGCGTCTCCGCAGCAACTGCACTGCGGGCGGCCGACATGGGCTATCGGACGGTGGTTCTGAGTACAGATATTGCCCACAGCCTGGCCGATTCCTTTGACATGCGGATCGGCAATGAGCCAACCCAGCTGGCCCCGAAGCTGTGGGGTCAAGAGATCGACCTGTTGCACCAGATGGAAAAACACTGGGGGCAGGTGCAGGAGTATCTATCGGCACTCTTTATGTGGCGCGGCATGGACGATCTGATTGCCGAGGAAACCAGCGTGCTGCCTGGTATGGAGGAGCTGGCGAGCCTGATGCAGATCAACAATCTGGCTCAAGAGGGGAGGTACGACCTTATCGTGGTGGACTGCGCACCAACCGGCGCCACGCTCCAGCTATTGGCCTTTCCCGATATGGCGCGCTGGTATCTGGATAAGATCTTACCCTTCGAGCGGGCCGTAATGAAGGTTGCCGGGCCCATGTTAAAACACATGGCCGATTTTCCATTGCCCGAAGAGCAGTTGTTTGATAGCGTGGAAGAGCTTATCCGTCAGTTAGGCGGCATGAGCGAGTTGCTGAGCGACCCCGATGTTGCCTCCATGCGGCTGGTCTTGAATCCAGAAAAGATGGTCGTCAAGGAGGCCCAACGGGCCTTGACTTACCTCAGTTTGTACGGCTATCCCACCGATATGGTCGTGTGCAATCGGATGATCCCTGACACGGTCAGCAATGGCTATTTTTCCCGGTGGAAAGAAATTCAGGCCAAGTACCACCAGTATGTGGAGGAGGCCTTCACGCCGCTGCCCATCTTCGACGTGCCTTGGTTCGACGAAGAGGTAGTGGGCGTGGACATGCTACGCTACATGGGCGCCGCGCTCTATAACAACGTCGATCCCACCGAGGTGTTTTTCAGCGGGGTTTCCCAGGAGGTGCGCAAGGTTGATGGGATCTACGAGCTACAACTCTCCCTGCCCTTTGTCGAGAAGTCGGACATCAAACTCACCCGTTCCATGCATGATGAGTTGATCGTTCACATCGCAAACTGGAAACGCAACATTGCGCTGCCGCGCGTGTTGGCGGGACTGCCGGTAAAGGGTGCCCGCTACGAAGGGAAATCCCTGGTCGTCTTTTTCGGAGATTCTGATGGTGTGGCCGATGTCTGA